GCGCCACATCGTCACCGCTCACCGTGCCGACCAGGCCGCTGCTGCCGACGTTCGCCGTACGGTTGCCGTCGTACACCTTGGTCGTCACGCTCAGCGTGCCGGCGTCGATGCTCTTGGGCGTGATGTCGCCGCTGGACTGCAGGCTGGTGTTGGTCAGGCGATAGTTGCCCGCATCACCGCCGAGCAAGCCGGCGGTCACGTCCACCTGCTTGCCGGTCCCGACATTCTTGTTGTCGTACTGGCCCTGCAGGGTCAACGCGACGTCGTCGCCGTTCACCGTGCCGACCAGGCCACTGCTGCCGACGTTCGCCGTGCGGTTGCCGTCGTACACCTTGGTCGTCACGCTCAGCGTGCCGGCGTCGATGCTCTTGGGCGTGATGTCGCCGCTGGACTGCAGGCTGGTGTTGGTCAGGCGATAGTTGCCCGCATCACCGCCGAGCAGGCCGGCGGTCACGTCCACCTGCTTGCCGGTCCCGGCATTCTTGTTGTCGTACTGGCCCTGCAGGGTCAACGCGACGTCGTCGCCGTTCACCGTGCCGACCAGGCCGCTGCTGCCGACGTTCGCCGTACGGTTGCCGTCGTACACCTTGGTGGTCACGCTCAGCGTGCCGGCATCGATGCTCTTGGGCGTGATGTCGCCGCTGGACTGCAGGCTGGTGTTGGTCAGGCGATAGTTGCCCGCATCACCGCCGAGCAGGCCGGCGGTCACGTCCACCTGCTTGCCGGTGTCCGCGTTCTTGTTGTCGTACTGGCCCTGTAGGGTCAGCGCGACGTCGTCGCCGTTCACCGTGCCCACCAGACCGCTGCTGCCGACGTTCGCCGTGCGGTTGCCGTCGTACACCTTGGTCGTCACGCTCAGCGTGCCGGCGTCGATGCTCTTGGGCGTGATGTCGCCGCTGGACTGCAGGCTGGTGTTGGTCAGGCGATAGTTGCCCGCATCACCGCCGAGCAGGCCGGCGGTCACATCCACCTGCTTGCCGGTCCCGACATTCTTGTTGTCGTACTGGCCCTGCAGGGTCAGCGCCACATCGTCGCCGCTCACCGTGCCGACCAGGCCGGTGCTGCCGACGTTGGCCGTACGGTTGCCGTCGTACACCTTGGTCGTCACGCTCAGCGTGCCGGCGTCGATCGTCTTGGGCGTGATCGAGGCGGTGCTCACGCGCGGCGTCGAGGTGCCCGCGTCCATGACGTAGTTGTCGGCGTCGTTGCCGCCCAGCTGCGCGTTGACCACAACGGCCTTGTTGTCGCCGACGTTCTTGTCCACGAACGCCGCCTGCGTGGCGACGCTGACGTCGTCGCCGAAAACGGCGTTGCCGAGCGTGACATTGTTCACCTGCGCGCCGGTGCCACCGTCGTACACCTTGCCGGCGACATCGACCGCCACCGTCAACGTGCGCTTGGCGATATCGGCATAGGCCGTGCTGTCGACCAGATAGTTGCCGGCATCGTTGCCGCCCAGGGTGATGCCGGACACGGTGACCTGCTTGCCGGTACCAGCGCGCTTGTCGACGAACGACGCGCCCGACGCGCCAGCGAAGGCCACGTCGTCGCCGCCGATCACCCCACTCAGCGTCGCGGTGCCGAGGCTCGCCGTCGTGGTGCCGTCGTAGACCTTGTCCTGGACCGAGCCGGCGCCCAGCTGGATCGTCTTCTGGTTGATCGTGCCGATGTTGGCGCTGGCACTGGTGCTGGCGACGTCGTAGCCGTAGACGCGCACCGCACCGTTGCTGGCCTGGTCGATGCTCAGGCCGGTGACGGTGACCGCCTTGCCGTTGCCGGCGTTCTTGCTGTCATAGCTCGCCGCGGTGCCGGACACGACGACCGTGTCGCCGTCGATCGCGCCACTGCTCACCGTATAGCCGATCCCGCCGAGCGACGCGGTGGCGTTGCCGTCGTAGGTCTTGCTGGCCGCGCCGGTGAGGGCGACGCCCACGGTTGGGGCGACGCGGTAGAGGAAGCCGCTGCCGGCGTCCAGCACGGTGGTGCCGGTGTCGGCGTTGTACTGCTTGAACTCCGGCGCCAGGCCGCCACGCGTGTCGTCCAGCGGCGAGGCCGAGTACACCAGCCAGCGGCCGTTGCCCGTGCTCACCGCGTTGCTGCCGGCCTGGTTGATGAAGTTGCGGCCCGCCGCCAGCAGCACACCGGTCTGCTGCTGCGCGCCGTTCCCGGCGCTCACCGCCTGCTGCAGCGTCAGGTCCGCGCTCGCGCCGGTCAGGCGCACGTCCACCGCGCCGGTGGAGGCGATACCGGCGAGGCCATCGGCACTGCCCACACGCAGGCTGCCGTTGTTGCGGAAGCTCAGGTCCCCGGTCTGCGCCGCGATGGTGTTCACCTGGTTGTTGGTGGAGTTGAGCGTCACCGCGCCGCTGGAGCGCACGGCCAGTGCGGCCGCGGTCAGCGCGCCGCTGCCCTGGATACCGGCGCCGGCGATGTCGTTGAGCGACAGCGTCTGCGCGGCACTGATGGCCTGGTTCAGGGCCAGGCCGTCCTGCGCTGCGCTGAGATAGAGGCTGCCTCCCGCCACGCCCACGCCGGCGGTCTGCTGCAGGCGACGTGCCTGCACCTGCACGCGGTTGCCGACGGTGACGTTGAAGGCGCCCATCGTGACATCGTTGCCGGTCGCATCCACGCGCAGCGTGTTCACGCCATTGAAGCGCGAGAGCGCCGTGCTGCTGAGCGTCGTGCTGGTGCCGCCGAACGCGAACGGGTTGCCGCCGGCGAGCGCGAAGGCCACCGTGGCCGCGGCCTGATTGCTCAAGGTGGTGCTGGAGGCGTTGAACGCCGTGCCGGCGGTGGCGGCGAGGGCGGCGGCGCTGTTGTTGAAATTAACCGCACTGTTCAGCCCCAACGTGCCGGTCGCGGTCAGCCCGACGGTGCCGGTGGTGCCGGCGCGCACGTTCAGGCCGGTCAGCGTATCCGCCGCGCCCAGGCTCCAGTTCGCGCTGGAGCTGGTGACCTGGCTGGCGCCGCCCACATCCAGCGCCAGGGTCGTGAAGTCGAAAGTGCTGTCGGTGAGCGTGGCGCCCGCGCCGGCGGTGACCGCCAGCTTGGCCGCGGACACGCCGCCGTTGATACCGAGCACGCGCTGGCCGCTCTTCAGGCTCACGGTGCTGGCGCCGGTCACGATGTCGCTGTCGAACACCAGGTCGCCGCCGTCGCTGCGCCCCATCTCCAGCGTGGCCGCGTTGACCTGGCCGATCGACGCATTGCTCAGCCCGGTGCCCAGATGCAGGGCGTTGGCGGCGGTCATCTGCCGGATGGTGACCTTGCCGTTGCCGCCATTGGCGGTGACCTGCTGGCTGAGGTTGATGTTGTCGCCGGTCAGGATGACGTTGCCGGTGCTGTTGCTGAGGCTGCCGGCGGTGATGTCCAGCGTCTTGTCGAGCAGCTCGAAGCTGCCGCTGGCGTTGAAGTTGTAGTTGCCCGACACACTGATGGTGCCGGTGCCGTCGGCGCGGCCGATGGTGAGGTTGCGGATGCCCGGCAGCTTGTTGAGCGTGGCCGCCGAGGCGAAGCCGTTGGCGTCGCCCAGCACCATGTTGACCGTCGGATCGTACGGCTCCAGGCGCATCGAGGCGGTGCTGAGGTTGTTCAGGGTCGACGAGCCCCAGTCGATCTTGTTGGCGCGCAGCACCAGCACGCCGCCGCCGGTATCGAGGTTGACCGCGACGTTGCCGAAGTTGATGTTGCCGCTGGTGTAGATGCTGGCGCCGCCCTTCATGGTGAAGGGGGTATCGATGTCGAAGTCGCCGCTGGCGTCGATCAGGCCATTGAGGATCTTCTCGCCGGTGGTGTAGCTGCCGTCGGCCCTGAACGTCACGCGCCCGGCGCCGAGTGTCATGCTTGAGTTCAGCGTCACCGCACCGCTGCCGGTGGAAAGGTAAACGTTGCCGCCGGAGGTGTTGATCGGCGAGCTCAGGGTCAGGTCGCCGCCGCCCGCATTATCCGAATCGCCCCAGATGCGCACGTAGCCACCGTTGGTGGTCACCGCGCCGCTGACCGTGATGCCGTCGGCACCGTACAGGGTGATCGAGCCGGCACCGGGGGTGCCGTTGCCATTCTGGGTGACGTCGTGGGTCGGCAGCGTGGCCGGGTTGGTCCCGGCGCCATGCGCGATCAGATTGCCGATGCTGCGCAGGTAACCCGTCCCGGTGCGTCCGCTCTGGAAGTAGAGGCTGCCGGTGCCGAACACTTCCACCGTGTTGGTCGGATTAGCGAAGCTGATCGTGCCGCTGGTGTTCTCCAGGCGCAGGCTGACATTGTTGGCCATGCTCAGGCGGCCGTTGCCGCCGTTCAGCGACAGGTCGCCGAAGGTGATGCCGTTGTCGGCCACCAGCATCACGTTGGCGTTCTGCGCCTGCAGGTCCTGCACGTAGACCGTGGTGCCGCCGATGGACCCGCTGCCGGTGCCGCCGGCCTGGATGGAGATGGTGCTCGGATCCAGCAGCAGGTCGCCCATCGCGCCGTGAGCCGCGCTGGCATCGGTGCGGCCGCTGTAGGCCAGATCCTGCTTGCCGGAGACCTCGGCCCGGCCGCCGTCGCCGCCCTGCGCGCCGCCGCGCACGGCGATGCTGCCGGCGAACCGGGTGTCGCCATCGGACCAGACCACCGCCTCGCCGCCGTTGCCGCTGCTGACGGCGCTGGCGTCGAGCGCGACGCTGGCGTCGGCGTCCACGCGGGTGGCGTTGCGCAGCGAGGCGTCATGGCCCTGCCAGCCGCCCCCGACATGGATGGCACCGCCGCCGGTCGCGCCGCTGGCGTCCAGGCGTGCGCCGCCGTCCAGGCGCAGCTGCTGGCCGAGGACGTCGATGCGGCCGCCCTGGCCGGTCGCCGAACTGGCGTCCAGGCGTCCGCTGACGTGGACCTGGCCGGCATCGCCGCCGTCGAGCAGGATGCGCCCGCCATGCACGCCCAGCGAAGTGGCTTCGACCACGCCGTCCATGTTGATGACGCTGGAACGCAGCGCGCTGGCGCCGGCGGCGCTGAGCACCACGTTGTTTCCGCGGATGACGCCGCTCTGGGTCAGTTCCGCCTTCAGCGCGTCCTGCTCGACCGCCAGCGACAGCAGCCCGTCGCTGTCGAAGTCCAAGGCGACGCGATCGCCGGCGGCCAGGCCGACCTGGCCGGCCGTGATGCTGCCGGTGTTGCTCACCGCCGGCGCCAGCAGCGCCACCACGCCACCGTTGGCGCGGATCGCGCCCTCGTTGCGCACCGCACCGGCGGCGCCGGTCGCGGCGAAGCGCGCGCGCCCGGC
The window above is part of the Pseudoxanthomonas sp. X-1 genome. Proteins encoded here:
- a CDS encoding YDG domain-containing protein, translated to MNHIYRLIWDELRGAYVVAAEISRRRGKRSGTVVRAAAAAIAIGSVPLSAYAVDPGTLPSGAQIAAGNAQLGQQGAHLTVHQDSQRLILNWNSFDIGDQASVRFEQPNSSAIALNRVLGGTTSQVLGELSGNGQVWLVNPNGVYFGKGAQVDVGGLLVSSLGISDSDFLAGRARFAATGAAGAVRNEGAIRANGGVVALLAPAVSNTGSITAGQVGLAAGDRVALDFDSDGLLSLAVEQDALKAELTQSGVIRGNNVVLSAAGASALRSSVINMDGVVEATSLGVHGGRILLDGGDAGQVHVSGRLDASSATGQGGRIDVLGQQLRLDGGARLDASGATGGGAIHVGGGWQGHDASLRNATRVDADASVALDASAVSSGNGGEAVVWSDGDTRFAGSIAVRGGAQGGDGGRAEVSGKQDLAYSGRTDASAAHGAMGDLLLDPSTISIQAGGTGSGSIGGTTVYVQDLQAQNANVMLVADNGITFGDLSLNGGNGRLSMANNVSLRLENTSGTISFANPTNTVEVFGTGSLYFQSGRTGTGYLRSIGNLIAHGAGTNPATLPTHDVTQNGNGTPGAGSITLYGADGITVSGAVTTNGGYVRIWGDSDNAGGGDLTLSSPINTSGGNVYLSTGSGAVTLNSSMTLGAGRVTFRADGSYTTGEKILNGLIDASGDFDIDTPFTMKGGASIYTSGNINFGNVAVNLDTGGGVLVLRANKIDWGSSTLNNLSTASMRLEPYDPTVNMVLGDANGFASAATLNKLPGIRNLTIGRADGTGTISVSGNYNFNASGSFELLDKTLDITAGSLSNSTGNVILTGDNINLSQQVTANGGNGKVTIRQMTAANALHLGTGLSNASIGQVNAATLEMGRSDGGDLVFDSDIVTGASTVSLKSGQRVLGINGGVSAAKLAVTAGAGATLTDSTFDFTTLALDVGGASQVTSSSANWSLGAADTLTGLNVRAGTTGTVGLTATGTLGLNSAVNFNNSAAALAATAGTAFNASSTTLSNQAAATVAFALAGGNPFAFGGTSTTLSSTALSRFNGVNTLRVDATGNDVTMGAFNVTVGNRVQVQARRLQQTAGVGVAGGSLYLSAAQDGLALNQAISAAQTLSLNDIAGAGIQGSGALTAAALAVRSSGAVTLNSTNNQVNTIAAQTGDLSFRNNGSLRVGSADGLAGIASTGAVDVRLTGASADLTLQQAVSAGNGAQQQTGVLLAAGRNFINQAGSNAVSTGNGRWLVYSASPLDDTRGGLAPEFKQYNADTGTTVLDAGSGFLYRVAPTVGVALTGAASKTYDGNATASLGGIGYTVSSGAIDGDTVVVSGTAASYDSKNAGNGKAVTVTGLSIDQASNGAVRVYGYDVASTSASANIGTINQKTIQLGAGSVQDKVYDGTTTASLGTATLSGVIGGDDVAFAGASGASFVDKRAGTGKQVTVSGITLGGNDAGNYLVDSTAYADIAKRTLTVAVDVAGKVYDGGTGAQVNNVTLGNAVFGDDVSVATQAAFVDKNVGDNKAVVVNAQLGGNDADNYVMDAGTSTPRVSTASITPKTIDAGTLSVTTKVYDGNRTANVGSTGLVGTVSGDDVALTLQGQYDNKNVGTGKQVDVTAGLLGGDAGNYRLTNTSLQSSGDITPKSIDAGTLSVTTKVYDGNRTANVGSSGLVGTVNGDDVALTLQGQYDNKNADTGKQVDVTAGLLGGDAGNYRLTNTSLQSSGDITPKSIDAGTLSVTTKVYDGNRTANVGSSGLVGTVNGDDVALTLQGQYDNKNAGTGKQVDVTAGLLGGDAGNYRLTNTSLQSSGDITPKSIDAGTLSVTTKVYDGNRTANVGSSGLVGTVNGDDVALTLQGQYDNKNVGTGKQVDVTAGLLGGDAGNYRLTNTSLQSSGDITPKSIDAGTLSVTTKVYDGNRTANVGSSGLVGTVSGDDVALTLQGQYDNKNAGTGKQVDVTAGLLGGDAGNYRLTNTSLQSSGDITPKSIDAGTLSVTTKVYDGNRTANVGSTGLVGTVSGDDVALTLQGQYDNKNAGTDKRVDISAGLRGDDAGNYRLVNTSLQSRGDVTAKQLTVGSVAVLDKPFDGSSTAVLVLPPLRGVVSGDEVVLQGQGQYDDASTALGKTVQVSLTLNGADAGNYRLTDALQQTIAGIAELPGRNAVDAISQSTLGGNGTRPGGTNDGGPLTSAGAIAAATGAMGDLGASAQPQLVGTSLDPTGIGASGGAGGTGNVGNAAGSGAGNGAGNGGGARTADGGASTGIANAVRGGAADANAGAGTASTAGDGGRGGASGDVAMGQVLRNGTGVSLATGGQSLAQPEVTVLPVFDGEGHALGRLRVEDLGGSLVLHPLDGESPTAPDLQQSVRARAQTRVAIDADETATLRLSLLQDGTLHVVAPRSAARLDREVLSAYALDALKQQAGVSVRQVRALVLSLVD